From a single Adhaeribacter swui genomic region:
- a CDS encoding hybrid sensor histidine kinase/response regulator, producing MAKFTDKFFLQSIRRKVIAAFLIGAIAIGLSWVVTRVGFEEMLFTVNKLSTPNEKLKVVNNLFRSITQLDQLQRVQAIKNPNKPYAAFKKESDYLLKTLDTLRELSTSNPLQVRRLDSMETILRSRDKLFMSYLKLRKDLVHNEALSRRIQGVSKYIAKNNKPKVDTSIVITNQRYVTTTTLPNADTLQIVIKKKPKKSFLSRLFGGRKEEPVLPALKQVEEELKIQVDTLAVAKQDSSIWKIQKMMRRMEREQHDRTTKLLNRELALIHTNNQLHTQLLAILHVIEAEEINLDKQNSHQATEVVRASISRMNGIMVVFFAVAAFLAYLILIDIARSHQYRKQLIAAKEEAEHLGQVKQRFLANMSHEIRTPLQAIIGFAEQVHQQPQPKREALEAIYRSAEHLLQIVNEVLDYSRITSGKFTFEQQVFNMHQLIADVIQTMRVPAEQKSLALILKSTLPASLYVSGDAFRLRQVLYNLLGNAIKFTHTGSVVLQVEHTPGEDMVDISFSVIDTGIGIPAPELERIFYLFEQADASVVRTHGGTGLGLSIAKTLVESQNGTIDVGSEPGVGSCFVIKLPFALATAPEPEVPGLPVHQPLKYISPNSPNGKVLVVDDDAFIIQLCSTILNKYGILNTCTSNAAAILNQPWDSNIKLVLMDIRMPEINGLELCRRLRKKVGKNVKIVALTAQALPEEREAILAEGFDGILMKPFREQELLAWINAQQITGTGILPESTPDVLVTPAAVELDLSLLTRMTGNDDEQLRAILNQFIWDTEQDIDELEISLEEEAPETVAAIVHRLAGRTGQVGAKELAERLRQIEVALNNQQPLAQVTPELEPLQQEVKELTKKIIQKVKSLKTVPAK from the coding sequence ATGGCCAAATTTACCGACAAGTTTTTCCTGCAATCGATTCGCCGGAAAGTTATTGCCGCCTTCTTGATTGGCGCCATTGCCATTGGTTTATCGTGGGTAGTAACCCGGGTAGGCTTCGAAGAAATGCTTTTTACGGTGAATAAATTGTCGACGCCGAATGAAAAACTAAAAGTAGTAAACAACCTCTTCCGTTCTATTACCCAACTCGATCAGTTGCAGCGGGTGCAAGCCATTAAAAATCCGAATAAACCTTACGCAGCGTTTAAAAAAGAATCGGATTACCTGTTAAAAACCCTGGATACCCTACGGGAATTAAGCACCAGTAACCCTTTGCAGGTGCGGCGCTTAGATTCCATGGAAACCATTTTGCGCTCCCGCGATAAGCTTTTCATGAGTTATCTGAAACTGCGGAAAGATTTGGTGCACAACGAAGCCCTTTCGCGGCGTATACAAGGCGTATCGAAGTACATTGCCAAAAATAACAAACCTAAGGTAGATACCAGCATTGTTATTACCAACCAACGGTACGTTACCACTACCACCCTGCCCAACGCCGATACGCTGCAGATTGTAATTAAGAAAAAGCCTAAAAAATCTTTTCTCAGTCGCTTATTCGGGGGCCGTAAAGAAGAACCGGTATTACCGGCTTTAAAACAAGTAGAAGAAGAATTAAAAATTCAGGTAGATACCTTAGCAGTAGCCAAACAGGATAGCTCTATCTGGAAAATTCAGAAGATGATGCGCCGCATGGAGCGCGAGCAGCACGACCGCACCACTAAACTCCTGAATCGGGAACTGGCTTTAATTCATACCAATAACCAGCTGCATACCCAGTTACTCGCGATTCTGCACGTAATAGAGGCCGAAGAAATTAACCTGGATAAACAAAACAGCCACCAGGCTACCGAAGTAGTGCGCGCCAGCATTAGCCGCATGAACGGCATTATGGTTGTTTTCTTTGCGGTAGCGGCTTTTTTGGCTTACCTTATTTTAATTGATATTGCCCGCAGCCACCAGTACCGGAAACAATTAATTGCGGCCAAAGAAGAAGCCGAGCACTTGGGTCAGGTAAAACAACGCTTTTTGGCCAACATGAGCCACGAAATCCGGACGCCTTTACAAGCCATTATTGGCTTTGCTGAGCAGGTGCACCAACAACCGCAACCCAAACGCGAAGCGCTGGAAGCGATTTATCGCTCCGCCGAACATTTATTGCAAATTGTGAACGAAGTCCTCGATTACAGCCGCATTACTTCGGGTAAATTTACCTTTGAGCAGCAAGTGTTTAACATGCACCAGCTTATTGCTGATGTAATCCAAACCATGCGGGTGCCGGCCGAGCAAAAATCCTTGGCTTTAATTTTAAAAAGTACTTTACCCGCTTCGTTGTACGTTTCCGGCGATGCGTTCCGGTTGCGGCAAGTGTTGTATAACTTGCTGGGCAACGCCATTAAATTTACGCATACTGGCAGTGTTGTATTACAGGTAGAACATACGCCTGGGGAAGATATGGTAGATATTTCTTTCTCGGTGATAGATACCGGCATAGGCATACCGGCTCCTGAGCTAGAACGCATTTTTTACTTGTTTGAGCAAGCCGATGCTTCGGTGGTACGTACCCATGGCGGCACCGGTTTGGGCTTAAGCATTGCTAAAACCTTAGTAGAAAGCCAGAACGGTACTATTGATGTGGGCAGCGAGCCGGGCGTAGGATCTTGTTTTGTGATTAAGTTACCTTTTGCGCTGGCCACGGCTCCCGAGCCGGAAGTTCCCGGATTACCCGTGCACCAGCCGCTTAAATATATCTCGCCCAATAGCCCCAATGGCAAAGTGTTAGTGGTAGACGATGATGCTTTTATTATACAGTTGTGCAGCACCATCTTAAATAAATACGGTATTTTAAATACCTGCACTTCCAATGCGGCCGCCATCCTGAACCAGCCCTGGGACTCCAACATTAAACTGGTGCTGATGGATATCCGGATGCCCGAAATTAACGGGCTGGAGCTTTGCCGCCGCCTCCGGAAAAAAGTAGGCAAGAACGTTAAAATAGTAGCACTTACGGCCCAGGCTTTGCCCGAAGAACGGGAAGCGATTCTGGCGGAAGGTTTTGATGGTATTTTAATGAAACCGTTCCGGGAGCAGGAATTGCTGGCCTGGATTAATGCCCAGCAAATTACCGGCACCGGCATTCTGCCGGAATCAACTCCAGATGTTCTGGTTACTCCGGCTGCCGTGGAGCTGGATTTATCTTTGTTAACCCGAATGACCGGCAACGACGACGAGCAGTTACGCGCTATTTTAAACCAGTTTATCTGGGATACTGAACAAGATATAGACGAACTGGAAATTAGCCTGGAAGAAGAAGCGCCCGAAACAGTAGCCGCAATAGTTCACCGCTTAGCCGGACGCACCGGCCAGGTGGGAGCCAAAGAGTTAGCCGAACGTTTGCGCCAGATAGAAGTAGCGTTAAATAACCAACAACCTTTGGCGCAGGTAACACCGGAACTAGAACCGCTGCAGCAGGAAGTAAAAGAATTGACTAAGAAAATTATTCAAAAAGTAAAAAGTTTAAAAACCGTACCGGCCAAGTAA
- a CDS encoding sigma-54-dependent transcriptional regulator: protein MAKILVIEDDLTFALILEGFLKKQGFEVNVAHRVKDGIKLLGSQQYQLVLMDYRLPDGIGFEILEFIRNLPAPIPGIMMTSFQDVGTAVRAMRLGAFDYITKPVNPDELLMVIKEVLPSEEEAGRAKLAGSSLFIAGHSYASKQLHEFIQLVAPTDMSVIVQGESGTGKEYVARTIHQQSKRTEAPFVAVDCGAISGEIANSELFGHVKGAFTGATHDKQGLFETAHGGTIFLDEVGNLTYEIQVKLLRALQERIIQPLGSNKQINVDVRVITATNDDLVNSVKNGDFREDLYHRLNEFKIKVPSLRDREADLEEFVTHFIDLANQELNRNVQAFSPEMMAILRDYHWPGNLRELKNVVKRAVLLSPGEIAGPETLPEEMVNAVNEVPKTEGPDLKALQEANERELIYKTLQEVKYNKSKAARLLNIDRKTLYLKLAKYNLEN from the coding sequence ATGGCAAAAATATTAGTGATAGAAGACGATTTAACCTTTGCGCTGATACTGGAAGGCTTTTTAAAAAAACAAGGCTTTGAAGTAAACGTAGCCCACCGGGTTAAAGATGGCATAAAGTTGTTGGGAAGCCAGCAGTACCAATTGGTTTTAATGGACTACCGCTTACCCGATGGTATTGGTTTTGAAATTTTAGAATTTATCCGGAATCTGCCGGCCCCGATTCCCGGCATTATGATGACAAGCTTTCAGGATGTGGGTACGGCCGTTAGGGCCATGCGCCTGGGCGCTTTCGATTACATTACCAAACCCGTTAACCCCGACGAGTTGCTGATGGTAATTAAAGAAGTACTACCCTCCGAAGAGGAAGCGGGTCGGGCAAAATTGGCGGGTTCGTCGCTGTTTATCGCGGGCCATAGCTACGCCTCCAAGCAATTACACGAGTTTATACAGTTGGTAGCTCCTACGGATATGTCGGTGATTGTGCAGGGCGAAAGCGGCACCGGCAAAGAATACGTAGCCCGTACCATTCATCAGCAAAGTAAACGGACCGAAGCTCCTTTTGTGGCCGTAGATTGCGGCGCTATTTCCGGCGAAATTGCCAACAGCGAGCTTTTCGGGCACGTAAAAGGCGCTTTTACCGGTGCTACCCACGATAAACAAGGCTTATTTGAAACCGCGCACGGCGGCACTATTTTCCTCGACGAAGTAGGTAATCTTACTTATGAAATTCAGGTAAAACTCTTACGCGCTTTGCAGGAACGTATTATTCAACCGCTGGGCAGCAATAAACAAATAAACGTAGACGTACGGGTAATTACCGCTACCAACGACGACCTGGTAAACAGCGTAAAGAACGGCGACTTTCGCGAAGATTTATACCACCGCTTAAACGAATTTAAAATTAAAGTGCCCTCGCTGCGCGACCGGGAAGCTGATTTAGAAGAATTTGTGACGCACTTTATCGATTTGGCTAATCAGGAACTTAACCGGAACGTGCAGGCATTTTCGCCGGAAATGATGGCTATTTTACGGGATTACCATTGGCCCGGCAATTTGCGCGAATTAAAAAATGTGGTTAAAAGAGCCGTATTGCTCTCACCGGGCGAAATTGCCGGCCCCGAAACTTTACCCGAAGAAATGGTAAATGCGGTAAACGAAGTGCCTAAAACCGAAGGCCCGGACTTAAAAGCCCTGCAGGAAGCTAACGAACGCGAGCTTATTTATAAAACTTTACAAGAAGTAAAATACAACAAATCCAAAGCCGCCCGCCTGTTAAACATCGACCGGAAAACGCTTTACCTGAAGCTGGCCAAGTATAACCTGGAAAATTAA